Sequence from the Saccharopolyspora pogona genome:
CCCGGTTCTCACCGGCGCAAGCGTTCACGAACCGATCGGAGCGCGGCCGGAGCCGGGTGCACCGGCGAAGGCCTGCGCGATCGTCAGCGACTGGCGCGCGGTGTCGCCGACGGCACTGATCGCCAGGTCGTCGCGGTGCCGGCGCTGCGCCACCAGCAGGCAGAAGTCCAACGCCGGGCCGCTGACCCGGTCGGCGGCGGCTTCCGGGCCCCAGGCCCTCGCCGCTTCCTCGCGCGCGGAGTTCGACGCGCAGCGGCCCGCCCAGGAGGGAAGATCGTTGGTGCTGAAGGAGAATCCGAAGGTTCGCACGTCCAGGTGTGCGACGTGGCGCAGCCGGGGTGGTGGGTTCGCGCGTGACGCCGAGGGCGCCGGCGACGTCCTGGCCGTGTGCCCAGGTCTCCGTGATCCGCGCGATGGCCATCGACGCGGGCTTCATCGGCGGCCGGTACCAGACCAGGCGACCGTTGGCCGGGGCGGCGGTGAGCGCGGCCAGCGGCCGGTCGCGTCCCGCGCGCCAGCGCGCGAGCAGCTTGCCGGGCTCGGTGCGGACGCCTTCGGCGGCTCCGGCGTCGACGCCGATGTCCTCGGATTCCCGGCGCTGCCGCCCACGAACTCGTCGGGATCGGTGATGGCGAGGTGCGACTTGCAATCTGGTAGGCGATGGTTCACCCGGCCGCCGGCGTGGGCGTCGCCCACCTCTCCGGGGCCAGCCCGGCGACCCATCGCGTCCAGGTCCGCGCTTTCCGCCCGTAGGTCATCCAGCAGTTCGGTGAGCATCCAGCACCTGTCCTCGTGAGCGGCGCATGGGGCGGCAGTGGTCTCACAGCAAGCCACCTGCGAGCGCTCTGGTCAGGCGGCGTGGAAAACCGGCACGGCCTCGCCGTCCTCGTGCCGTTCGAAGCCAACGCCGAGCGCGATCCCGTCGGCGAGGTCCTCGGGAGCGACGTCGAGGATCCGCGCATGCAGCCAGGGCCCTTCGGCGAGCTCGACGATGCCGGCGACGACGTGGCCGCCGCCGGGAACGGGCACCACGGTCCAGGTCACCAGTGTCGCGGCACCGCTCGCGGGTTCCCAGCTGAGCTCGGTGGAGCCGCAGGCCGGGCACTGCGGCACGTTGGGCGCGATGACCGGCGAGCACTGCGGGCAGCGCCGGACGAGCAGTTCGCCGCGGGCGCTGCCGTCGAAGAACGCGGCGGAGGCCTCGTTGCGGGCAACTGAGGTCATGGTTCCTCCCGGATTCAGCGATGATCTTTTCCATAAGCGGCGGTAGCCGCTTGCGGTGTGGGACTCAGCTTGCACCGGCGCGGGTTCTCAGGGGTTGTTTCGCGAGGACAGCCCCGACGTGGTGAATTGGCATTCATGATGTCGGGGATCCCACAGCGAGACGTCGCCCGAGGCGCCGCTACCCGCACCGCTACCCGCGTTCCACAGATAATCCCGCTGTGGCGGCACGGCTGGCGGCTGCGTCGCAGGTCAGCGCATTGAGGCCTGGGGGAAACGTCAGAAGTGCCTAGTGACACGATTCGCGCGGTCACATTCCGTGACCTGCGGAATCTTCTTGATCGCATAGGAGGTTGATCGCTAGGGTGGGTCGCTGTGTACGTGAAGCGCTCGACCCGGCGGACCCGTGATGGTCGGGTGATCGGCTACCTGCAGCTGGCTCACAACGAGTGGGACCCGATCGCGAAGGCGTCGAAGACGAAGGTGCTCTACTCCTTCGGTCGTGAAGACCAGCTCGACATCGCCGGGATCCGGCGGCTGGTGGTGGCACTGAGCCGGCTGCTGGAACCGGGTGATGCGTTGGCTGCGACGACCCCGGCGGGGCTGACGTTCACCGAGTCCCGTCCGCTGGGTGGTTCTTACGTGCTGGATGGGCTGTGGCGCCGGTTCGGGATCGATCAGGCGATGCGCACGATGCTGGCCGGCACACGGATGGACGGCCGTGTCGAGCGGATCCTGTTCGCACTGGTGGCGAACCGGGCGCTGGCTCCGTCCTCGAAGCTGGCCGCGACCCGGTGGATCGAGCATGACACCGTGATCGACGGGCTGGATTCCGTCGTTGACGAGGCCTGCTATCGGGCGATGGACTGGCTGATCGAGGTGGAGCCGGAGCTGTCCCGCGTCGTCTACGACAACGTCGCTGACTTGTTGAACCTTGAAGTGGATCTGCTGTTCTTCGACACGACGTCCACGTATTTCGAACTCGACGAACCTGACGAGCCGGTCGGCCGTGACGAGCGCGGTGGCCTGGCTGCCGACGGCCGGGACACCGCCAAACCCGCCGGGTTTCGGACCTACGGCAAGTCCAAGGACTCCCGCCCGGATCTGCCGCAGGTCGTCATAGGGATGGCGGTGACCCGCGACGGTATCCCTGTCAGATGTTGGTGCTGGCCCGGGAACACAGCCGATTCCGCCTTGATTCGTCAAGTCAAGGCGGACATGCGGGACTGGTCGCTGGGCCGCGTCGTGTGGGTCGCCGACCGTGGCTTCACCTCGACGGAGAACAGGAGATATTTGCGGCGGGCCGGCGGCCACTACATCCTCGGGGAGAAGCTGCGCGGGGACTCCGCCGAGGCGAAAGCCGCGCTCGCCCGGCAGGGCCGCTACAAGACGGTCGCCGACAACCTGCAAGTCAAGGAGGTCAACCTCGCCGACGCCGACGACAGGTTCGTGATCTGCTTCAACCCCGACGCCGCCGAACGCGACGCCACGATCCGGCAACGGATGCTCGCCCAACTCGACGAGGCGATCACCGGATCGGACAAGCTCGCCACCGACAAGCGCGCCGAACTACGCGGCATGATCTCCACCAAGCCCGGTCTCAAGCGCTACCTGCGTGTCACCCCCGGCGGGCTACTGCGCATCGACAAAAAAGCCATCGACCGTGAGGCCAATCTCGACGGCAAGTTCCTGCTGCGCTCCTCCGACCCGAAACTGTCCAGTGAGGACATCGCCCTGGGCTACAAGCAACTGCTGGAAGTCGAACGCGGCTGGCGCGACATGAAACAGATCATCGACCTGCGACCGGTCTACCACCGCCGCGAGGAACGCATCCGCGCCCACGTCTTGCTCTGCTGGCTGGCCCTGCTACTCATCCGCATCACCGAGACCACCACCGGGCAGACCTGGCCATCAATCCGTGACGAGCTGCAACGCCTGCACCTGGGCACCTTCACCGGCCCCGCCGGCACCTTCCGGCAACGCACCGAGATCACCCCACCCCAGCGCACGATCCTCACCGCCCTCAAACTCGACGAACCCCGCCGCGTCCACGAGGTCACCCCCACAACCCGCTGACCAGTACGAACACCGCCGCCTAGTGACACGCCCCGTCACCGGGCAAAAAGCCGTTTCCCCAGGCCAACCCACCAATTCGTGGACTAGTCAGCACGCTGATCTGTGGAACCCGGGCGCTACGCAAACCACTTTTGAAACACTCGTTAATCGGGGGAGTTCGGGCTGAGCACGACGGTGGAGTGGTGGGCCAGGATGCCGCCATTGCCGCTGACCAGGACCACGTCGTTGCGCGGTGCCTGCCGCTCTCCGCCGTGGCCGCGGGCCTGGATCACCGCCTCGGACAGCGGGGTCATGCCCCACATGTAATAGGCGGACAGCTGGCCGCCGCCGGTGTTGACCGGCAGGGTTCCGCCCGGCGCCAGCGCGCCGGAGGCGACGAACTCGCCGCCCTCGCCCTTGGCGCAGAAGCCGTAGTCCTCCAGCGTGATCAGCACCGTGAAGGTGTAGCAGTCGTACAGCTCGACGACGTCGACGTCGGAGATCGACAACCCGGCCATCTTCAATGCGGCCGGACCGGCCTGCGCCGCCCCGCTGACCAGGCCGAATTCGCTGCCGCGCGCGGCCGGGTAGTTGGGGTGGCACTGCGCGAAACCGAGCACGTTCACCGGCGGTTGCCGCAGGTCGGCGGCGCGGTCGGCGGAGGTGACCAGGACGGCGATGCCGCCGTTGCTGACCAGGCAGCAGTCCAGCAGCCGTAACGGGTCGGCGATCATCCGCGACGCCTGGTGGTCGGCGAGCGTGATCGGTTCCCGCAACTGCGCCAACGGGTTGCGCGCGGCCCACTCCCGCTGTGCCACGGCGATCGCGCCGAGCTGCTCGGAGGTGGTCCCGTAGGTGTTCATGTGCCGCCGGGCCGCCTGAGCGTACATGGCGTTCACGCTGGTCAGGCCGCTTGCGCCGAGCAGGCCTTCGAAGCCGGTCGGCGTGCGCCGCCCGGTGTAGGCGGCCGCGCTGCCCTTGTCGGGCTGGCGGGGCGCGTCGGCGAACACGCACACGACAGTGTCGGCCATGCGGGACTGCACGGCCATCGAGGCGTAGGCGAGCATCGAGCCGGCCGACGAGCCGAACGCCTGCATCTCGGTCAGCAGCCGCAGGCCGCGGACCTGGAGTTCCTGCTGCAGCGTCCAGATGTCGACGCCGCCGGACATCCCGGAGTTGGCGAGTATTCCGTCCACATCGGACAGCTCGAGCCCGGCGTCGGCGACGGCGGCGCGCACGGCGTCCGCGGCGAACTGCCCCGCGGTGCGGCCGTAGACCTTGCCCAGTTCGGTCATGCCTAGACCGGCGATCACCGGCTGGCGTCCTGCGGAGCCCGTCAACGCTGCCTCCTCTGCGCGGCACCGGAGATATTTCGGACCGATTCGGTCCAAAATCTCCCCACCATGGTGACGCGCCCGCCCCTCACCACGCAAGACACCGCACTGACCGCAATTTCAATGGAAATCGAAGCTCTGATTTCAATGGAAATTGCGGATCTTCGGCGTGCTGGGCCACGACACGCCGAAGGTTGTGGATAACTTCCGCAATTTCCATTGAAATTGCGGGTAGGTCACCTGGCGGTTGCCAGCGCGGGTGCCGGGGACTCGGCCGAAGCGAGCAGGCCTCGGCGGGCCAGTTCCGGGTGCACTCCTTCGCCGAACCAGTACGCCTCTTCCAGGTGCGGGTAGCCGGAGAGCACGAACTCCTCGATGCCCACCGCGTGGTACTCCTCGATCAGGTCCGCGACCTCGGCGTGGCTGCCGACGAACGCGGTGCCCGCGCCGCCGCGCAGCAGCCCGACACCCGCCCACAGCCCGGGGTGGATTTCCAGCTCCCGCGCGTCGCCGTGCAGCACACCGCGGTGCAGGGCGGCCATGTTTCGCTGGCCGGTGGATTCGGTGGTCGTGAACTTCGCCTGGGAGCGGGCCACATCGGCCGGATCCATCTGGTCGACGAACTTCTGCGCGGTGGCCCAGGCCTCGGCGCTGGTGTCCCGGGTGATGATGTGGGCGCGGATGCCGAACCGCAGGGCGCGGCCCTCGTCGGCGGCGAGCTCGCGCAGCCGTTGTACCTTCCGGGCCACCGCGTCCGGCGGCTCGCCCCAGGTCAGGTGCACGTCGGCGTGGCGCGCCGCCACCGGCAGGGCGGCGTCCGAGGAACCGCCGAAGTACAGCGGGGGCTGCGGGTCCGGCGCTTCGAACGCGGTGGCGCCGCGGAGCTGGTAGTGCTCGCCGTCGAAGTCGAGCGGCTCGCCGGTGAAGATGCCGCGCAGCGCGGCGAGGAACTCGTCGGTGCGCGCGTACCGCTGGTCGTGGTCCAGCCAGTCGCCGTAGCGCTGCTGCTCGACGGATTCGCCGCCGGTGACGATGTTGAGCAGCAGCCGACCACCGGAGACCCGCTGGTAGGTGGTGGCCAGCTGGGCTGCCAGCGTCGGGGTCAGCGAGCCGGGCCGGAACGCCACCAGGAACTTGATCCGCCGGGTGCGGGCCAGCAGCGCCGCCGTGGTGATCCAGGCGTCCTGGCACCAGGTTCCGGTGGGGGTGAGCATCCCGGTGAAACCGAGGTGCTCGGCGGCCTGCGCGACCTGCGCCAGGTAGTCGATGTCGGGCTGGCGCGGGGTGTCGGCCCCGGTCGGCGTGACGTGCGGCCTGTCCACAATGGACCTGCCGTCGCCGTGGGTGGGCAAGAACCAGTGCGTGGTGACGCTCATGCGGTGTTCTCCCGGATTCCTCGGAGTCTGCTTGTCGTTGTGCGAAGCGGCGACAGTCGTGTCAGACGGCGGCGAGCTGGGGCGCGAATCGGGTGTCGACGAACTCGGCGAACTCGAACCGGCGGGGAATCTCCTTGGCTGCCACGAACGCGTCCGCGAGTTCCTGCTCCGAGCGGATCACTGCGTCGTCCAGCGGCACCGGCAGGTCCGGCCCCAGGCCGGTGGCCCGCCGGGTCACCTCGATCGGCAGCCCGGTGTCCGCCGACCAGGCCTGCGCGCGCTGCTCCCGGTTGCCGTCGGCGAAGCGCTGCGCCTTGGCCAGCCGCACCAGGTAGTCGGCGATGGCGGTGCTGCGGCCCGCGTCGGCCAGCGCGGCGGTTCCCGCGACCTGGAAGCTCAGGCCGTTGGCGGTGCCCTGGCCGTCGGCGATCACCCGGGCGCCCGATTCCAGCTGGATCTGCGAGAAGTACGGGTCCCAGATCGCCCACGCGTCCACGGAGCCCTGCCTGAATGCGCCGAGCGCGTCGGAGGGCTGCAGAAACACCAGCTCGACGTCGTCGACCGTGAGCCCGGCCGCGCGCAACGTCAACAGGATCTGGCCGTGTGCCGAACTTCCCTTGGCGACCGCGATCTTGCGGCCCCGGAGCTGGTCGCGGCCCTGCAGCGGCGAGTTCGGCAGCACCACCAGGGCATCGCTGGCGACGTTGCCCTTCGAGGTAGCGATGATCTTGATCTTCGCCCCGGCCGCGGCGGCGAACAGCGGTGGCGTGTTGCCGACCCCGCCGAGGTCGATCGCGTCCGCCGACACCGCTTCCAGCAGCGGCGGACCGGACGGGAAGGTCGCCCACTGCACCGTGTACGGGAAGTCGTCCAGACCGGCCGACCGCAGCAGGGAACGGGAATTGCCCTTCTGGTCGCCGACGCGCAGGGTCACCTGCGCCAGTCGTCCGGCGTCGACGGGCGCGGGCACCGGCGCCTGGGCCGGGTCGTCCCGGCCGCTCGCGCAGGCGCTGAGCAGTCCGGCGGAGGCGGTGGAAAGGGCAAGGGCAGCAAGGAAATCACGACGACGCACGGTCGATTGCTCCATCGTTGCGGGAAACGGCGCGCGGGCAGGAGAGAACAGCCCCGGAACTGCGGGGTTTGCGAGGATTCAGCGCGAGGAACTCAGCGGGGACGACAGGCGGCGCTGGCTTGCCGTCGCAGATCGACGTGCAGGCGCCAGGTCAACACGATGCGTCCGGACACGAGCACGATGCTGTCAGCCGCGCGCGGGGAAGGTCAACGACGGCTCGGTGGCTCCCACGCTTCGAGAAATCCGGGTTTCAATCCTGGAACGATGCGAAGTAGGCGGCGGCCATGTCCTCGTCGCCATGACCGGCCGCCTTCGCCCGCCGGAACCGCTCCCGCACCGCGTCGGCGAGGTCGAGCCGCACCGAATCTCCCGCGGCCTCGGCGACCAGCTCCGCGTCTTTGCCCGCGGTGCGCAACGCGAACGACGGCGTGAAGTCGCCGTTGATGATGGCTGATCCCTTGACCTGCGCGTATGCCGAATCCGTCGCTGTTCCGCCGATCGTGGACAGGAAGTCCGCGGGGTCCACGCCCAGCGCACCGGCCAGCGCCATCGCCTCGCCCACCGCGTTCGTGAGCGTCAGGATCCAGTTGTTGACGACGAGTTTCAGCCGTGTTGCGGCCGCGGCCGCGGCGTCCTCACCGAGCCAGAGGGTGCGTTGCCCGATGGCGTCGAACAGCGGTTGCACGCGGTCGCGCACCTCGGTCGGCCCTGCGGCCAGCACGACGAGTTCGCCGCGCTCCGCCGGGAGTTTCGTGCCCACCACGGGCGCGTCGACCAGCGTCACCCCGCCTGCGGCGGCATTTGCTTCCGCCAGACCTGCCAGTCCGATCGTGCCCATCTGCACCCACACCGCGCCCGGCGCCAGTTCGGGGACTGCCGCCTCGCCCGCCGCGACCGTGGAGGGCGCGTCCAACAACATCGTGATCAGCACGTCAGCGCCCTGGGCGGCCTCCGCCGGCGTCTCCGCGACGGTTGCGCCATCGGCCGACAGCGATGCCGCCTTGGCGCGCGTGCGGTTCCAGACCCGGACCGGGAAACCGGCTCCCAGCAGGGTGCGCGCCATCGGGGCGCCCATCGTGCCGGTGCCCAGGAACGCCACAGACGTCATCGAATTCTCCTACCGCCGGAGGTGAACTCATGGTGATTGTGCTACCGCTCGCCGGTTCGTGCCGCACAACTTCTAACAGCCGGAAACGGAAACCCTTCAGCTGGCTACTGTGGACAGTGATCGGCGTGCGGGCCCGCACCAGGTGCGGTGTCCTGGGGGCAGGCGCGAAACAATCCTGGGCAGGACCGGCATGACCGTGTCCCGGATCGCCTTCGGCACCTGGCAGCTCTGCGGGATTGGGGGTTCTTCGACGAGCGCGCCGCCATCGAAGCGATCCGGCGCGCGAGCTCGGCGTCAACTTGTTCGACACCGCGCAGCCTACGGGCTCGGGCGGGTCCGAGGAGGTGCTCGGAACCGCGCTTCGAGACGAGCTGACCAGGGACCGCGACAGCCTGATGATATCGACGAAGGGCGGTATCGATCCCGGCGGCGGCCGACCGCGCGATGCCGGGCGGGCGTGGCTGCGCAAGGGCATCGAGGAGAGCCTGCGGGCGCTGCGGCTCGACCACGTCGACCTCTACCAGGTGCACTGGCCAGACCCCCGCACGCCGGCCGAGGAAACCGCCGGTGCGCTGCAGGAACTGGTCGACGAGGGCAAGATCCGGCACGTCGGGGTGTCCAACTACGACGCCCAGCAGCTGGCCGAGTCCGACCGATTTCGGCCGGTCGAGACCCTGCAGCCGCCCTACCACCTGTTCCGGCGGAGATCGGGCGGGAGATCCTGCCCTATGTCCGCGAGCACGACATCGGGGTGCTCGCCTACAGCCCGCCGGCCCGGGCTGCGCACCGGGCGGCTGACCCGTCGACGCCGTTCGAGCCGGACGACTGGCGGTCGCAATCCTCGGCGTTCCGGGGCGAACCGTTGCGCCGCAACCTCGCCGTCGTCGACCGCCTCGCGGAGCTCGCCGCGACGAAGGGCATGCCGGTCGGCCGGCTGGCCATCGCGTGGGTGCTGGCCCAGCCGGGAGTGCACGTGGCGATCGTCGGTGCGCGCAGCGCACGCCACATCGAGGACAGCCTCGCCGCGGCAGACGCCGAACTATCCGCCGAGGACCTGGCGGAGATCGACCGGATCGTCGCCGACGGCGTGTCGATGGCAGAAGCCGACCCGGCAGGCGTGGCCTGACCGGGACCTTGCGTTTCCGGGCTCATTCCAGGCGGATTTGCCAGTTTCGGGAGAGGAACACGATCGCGGCCAACGCCCCGGCGGACAACACGCCACCGCCTTCGCCTAGGAACAGGCACACCACTGCGATGACCGCGGCGAACACGACCAGCGCCATCCGCGGCGACATCAGCGCCCACAGCCGCCGCCACGCGCTGGTCTCGGTCAACCGGCGGGCCAGTTTGGGATCATCGCCGATGAGCTGCTGCTCGATCTCCCGCAGGCGGCGCCGCTCATCCCTCGGAAGCATGCCCCACCTCCAACGGCTCATCCGTCAGTTGAGCAAGTATCGCAACGATGGCTTCCGCTGTGAAGGGACCATCGGCACGTGTGACGGGCGGCGCGGTTAGCCTGTGTCCGCAGTCGTCGTGGCAGGGGAGTTTCCGATGGAGATCTGGGTCAATCCGGCGTGTTCGAAGTGCCGTTCGGCGGTGTCACTGCTGGACGAGGCGGGAGTGGACTACACCGTGCGCCGGTACCTGGACGAGCCGCCGACGGCTGCGGAGCTGGCCGAGGTGCTGGAACGGCTCGGGCTGGAGCCGTGGGACATCGCCAGGACGGCCGAGCCGGTGGCGAAGGCGCTCGGCCTGAAGACCTGGGCGCGGGAGCCGTCGACCCGGGACCAGTGGATCGAGGCGCTGGTGGCGAACCCGACGCTCATCCAGCGCCCGATCATCACGGCCGACGACGGCACCACGGTCGTCGCCCGGACCCCGGAAGCCGTGCAGTCGGTGCTGCCCTGAGCGTCCTGGCGCTGCCGCAAACTGTCCAACTCGCGGGGCATTCGGTCGGTTCTCGCTACGGCCAGCCGTGGGGGAGCGGGCTCATGCCGGTGACCGGGCCGCGCCAGGCGTAGACCCAGCACGGCTCGCCGTCGAGTTCGATCCGGCGGCGCTCGTACTCCGGTCCTTCGTACTCGTCGAGCACCGGCCAGGCGCGTTCCGGATCGTGCAGCCGGAAGACCTGTGCGGGCACACGGGAATCCTCGCCGAGTTTCAGCGCGGGATAGCCGTTGGCGGTGTCGTACAGCGCGCCGGGCAACCACGTCGGCACCGCCGGTCCGACGACCAGCGGTGCCAACAACTGCCAAGCGGTCGCGCCGTGTTGGAGCGTGCCGTAGACGGCGATGCGATCGGACACGCCCGCCATGATGCGCCGATCGTCCCCGCGACGCGACGGTGCTTCCCTTCTTCCGCAAGGAAAACGGGGCGGGCGCTTGTCGCGTCCGCCCCGTCGCGGTGCCGGATCAGGCCGCCGTCGCGGCCGGTTCGCCGACCTGGAAGGTCAGCTCGCCGCCCGCCGCGGACACCCGCAGCTCGGCTCCCTCGGGCAGTTCGCCGTCCAGGAGCAGGTCGCTGATCCGGTCGCCGACCTCCCGCTCGATCGCCCGCCGCAGCGGCCGGGCCCCGAACTCGGGCCGGTAGCCGCGCTCGGCGATCCAGGCCACCGCCGCCGCGTCGAACTCGACGCCGATGCCCATCGCCTGCAGCCGGCGCACGGTCTGCTCCAGCAGCATCCGGGTGATCGTGTGCAGCTGCTCGCCGTCGAGCCGCTTGAAGACCACGATCTCGTTGATGCGGTTGAGGAATTCCGGCCGGAAGGCCTCGCGCAGCCGCGGCATGATCCGCTCGTCGAGCGCCGGGTCGGCGTCCGAAGCGGTGAAGCCGATCTTCCCGCCGGCGCTGGAGACGACCTCCGAGCCGAGGTTGCTCGTCATGATCAGCACCGTGTTGGTGAAGTCGACGGTGCGGCCCTGGCCATCGGTCAACCGGCCGTCGTCGAGCACCTGCAGCAGCGTGTTGAACACGTCCGGGTGTGCCTTCTCGACCTCGTCCAGCAGGATCACCGAGTACGGGTGCCGCCGCACGGCCTCGGTCAGCTCACCGGCCTCGCCGTGCCCGACGTAGCCGGGCGGCGCGCCGACGAGCCGGCTGGCGGTGTGCCGCTCCTGGAACTCGCTCATGTCCAGCCGGACCATCCGCTGCTCGTCGCCGAACAGCGACTCGGCCAGCGCCTTGGCCAGCTCGGTCTTGCCGACGCCGGTAGGGCCGAGGAACAGGAAGCTGCCGACCGGCCGATCGGGGTCGCCCAGCCCGCTGCGCGAGCGCCGCACCGCGCGGGCCAGCGCCCGCACCGCGTCGTCCTGGCCGACCACGCGCCGGTGCAGTTCCTGCTCCAGCCCTTGCAGCCGGACCTTCTCGGCGGCGGTCAGGCGGTTGACCGGCACCCCGGTCGCCCGCGCGACGACCTCGGCGATGTCCTCGGCGGTCACCTCCAGGACCCCCGCCTCGCCGGCTCCGCCGAGCTCGCCCTGCGCCTCGTTGATCTCGTCGCGCAGCGCGGAAGCCCGCTCGTAGTCCTCCGCGGCGACCGCCGCGTCCTTCTCCTGCTCCAGCCGCTCGATCCGGCTGCGCAGCTCGGCGCCGTCCGGCGCCACCGCCGACAGCCGCTTGCGCGCACCGGCCTGGTCGATCAGGTCGATCGCCTTGTCCGGCAGGAACCGGTCGTTGATGTACTGGTCGGACAACTGCGCCGCGGCCTGCACCGCGTCGTCGGTGTAGCGGACCTGGTGGTGCGCCTCGTAGTGCTCGCGCAGGCCCTGCAGGATCGAGACGGTGTCCGGCACGCTCGGCTCGGGCACCTGGACCGGCTGGAAGCGGCGCTCCAGGGCCGGGTCCTTCTCGATGTGCTTGCGGTACTCGTCCAGCGTCGTCGCGCCGACCACGTGCAGCTCGCCGCGGGCGAGTCGGGGCTTGAGCATGTTGCCCGCGTCCATCGCGCCTTCGGCGCCGCCGGCACCGACGACGGTGTGCAGTTCGTCGATGAACACGATCAGCTCACCGCTGTGCTCCGAGATCTCGTCGATGACCTTGGTCATCCGCTCCTCGAAGTCGCCGCGGTACCGGGTGCCGGCCAGCATCCCGGACAGGTCCAGCTGGATCACGCGCTTGCCGGAGAGCACCCGAGGCACCTCGCCGGCTGCGATGCGCTGGGCCAGGCCCTCGACGATCGCGGTCTTGCCGACGCCTGCCTCGCCGATGAGCACCGGGTTGTTCTTGGTGCGCCGGGACAGGATCTCGACGGTCTGCTCGATCTCGTCGGCGCGACCGATCACCGGGTCCAGCTCGCCGTCGCGGGCGCGGGCGGTGAGGTCCCGGCCGTACTGGTTGAGCGTGGGGGTGCTGC
This genomic interval carries:
- a CDS encoding ATP-dependent Clp protease ATP-binding subunit; translation: MATFFGPAGGPFDEYFARFSGADDAAPGSRRIDITQLMTEQAQQLLSGAARFARDRGQTDLDALHLLWSAAHETPTREQLAQVGVEIDAFAAQVEEHLPAAGEAVGDRPVALTLAARTALADAHRVARALGSTYIGPHHVLLAMSASADSETGRLLSAAGAGPEALRAASQHPRTEQDQLREDSSTPTLNQYGRDLTARARDGELDPVIGRADEIEQTVEILSRRTKNNPVLIGEAGVGKTAIVEGLAQRIAAGEVPRVLSGKRVIQLDLSGMLAGTRYRGDFEERMTKVIDEISEHSGELIVFIDELHTVVGAGGAEGAMDAGNMLKPRLARGELHVVGATTLDEYRKHIEKDPALERRFQPVQVPEPSVPDTVSILQGLREHYEAHHQVRYTDDAVQAAAQLSDQYINDRFLPDKAIDLIDQAGARKRLSAVAPDGAELRSRIERLEQEKDAAVAAEDYERASALRDEINEAQGELGGAGEAGVLEVTAEDIAEVVARATGVPVNRLTAAEKVRLQGLEQELHRRVVGQDDAVRALARAVRRSRSGLGDPDRPVGSFLFLGPTGVGKTELAKALAESLFGDEQRMVRLDMSEFQERHTASRLVGAPPGYVGHGEAGELTEAVRRHPYSVILLDEVEKAHPDVFNTLLQVLDDGRLTDGQGRTVDFTNTVLIMTSNLGSEVVSSAGGKIGFTASDADPALDERIMPRLREAFRPEFLNRINEIVVFKRLDGEQLHTITRMLLEQTVRRLQAMGIGVEFDAAAVAWIAERGYRPEFGARPLRRAIEREVGDRISDLLLDGELPEGAELRVSAAGGELTFQVGEPAATAA